One genomic segment of Sorex araneus isolate mSorAra2 chromosome X, mSorAra2.pri, whole genome shotgun sequence includes these proteins:
- the FKBP7 gene encoding peptidyl-prolyl cis-trans isomerase FKBP7, which produces MHFSLGPGLVVLFCLWDVLTAQQGSIEEVKIEVLHRPENCSKTSKKGDLLNAHYDGYLAKDGSKFYCSRTQNEGHPKWFVLGVGQVIKGLDIAMMDMCPGEKRKVIIPPSFAYGKEGHADGKIPADATLIFEIELYAVTKGPRSIETFKQIDTDNDRQLSKTEINHYLEREFEKDEKPRDKSYQNAVLEDIFKKNDHDGDGFISSREYNVYQHDEL; this is translated from the exons ATGCACTTTTCACTCGGGCCTGGGCTTGTCGTTCTCTTTTGCCTGTGGGACGTCTTGACGGCTCAGCAAGGCAGCATCGAAGAAGTGAAAATAGAAGTTTTGCATCGGCCAGAAAACTGTTCTAAGACCAGCAAGAAGGGAGACCTACTAAATGCCCATTATGACGGCTACTTGGCTAAAGACGGCTCCAAATTCTACTGCAG CCGGACACAAAATGAAGGCCACCCTAAATGGTTTGTTCTTGGGGTTGGACAAGTCATTAAAGGTCTCGACATTGCTATGATGGATATGTGCcctggagagaagaggaaagtgaTTATACCACCTTCATTTGCCTATGGAAAGGAAGGTCATG CTGATGGCAAAATTCCAGCCGACGCAACACTGATCTTTGAGATTGAACTTTATGCTGTGACCAAAGGACCACGGAGCATTGAAACATTTAAACAGATAGATACAGACAATGACAGGCAACTTTCTAAAACCGAG ATAAATCACTATTTGGAAAGAGAATTTGAAAAAGATGAGAAGCCACGTGACAAATCATACCAGAATGCAGttttagaagatatttttaaGAAGAATGACCATGATGGTGATGGTTTCATTTCCTCCAGGGAATACAATGTATATCAACATGATGAATTGtag